GGAGACGTTACTACGAGGCGCGAAGCAAGGAAAAGCTTCAGCAGTACCTTATTCAGCTTTATAATCAAGGGCATACTGAGAATGAAATAGCTAAGCTTATAGACATTCCTAGAGGAACTGTTTCTCGTTGGATGATAGAAATAGGATTAAAGGGCAGGCCTTGTGGAGAAGCGGGAAAAGTAAAATCGAAACGGTATCGTTATGATGAAAATTTTTTCGCTACAATTGATACTCCTGATAAAGCTTACATCGTTGGTTTTATTAACGGTGATGGTTATATTGTCGATAGAGGGAAAAGCAAAAGAATGGGGATTGTGCTTTCTATAGCGGATCGACAAATATTAGAAGACATTGCTTTATACATGGAGATGCAAGATATGTTGAAGTTTCACAAGGCAACATATTCTAATGAGCAGATGAAAGCTTCGCTTATAATTAACTGCACAAAGATATGCGATGATTTAATCCGATTAGGAATATCTCCACAAAAGACGGGAAAAGAGCAATGGCTTAATTTTAACAGACAAGACTTACAATGGGCCTTTATCCGCGGTATATTTGATGCTGATGGACACATTTACGACCATAGAAGTCAGAGAAGATGGAGAAAAAGGTTCGGTATTACCGGTTCGCAGGCTTTATTGAATGATATACTGTTATTTTTTAAGTCTAAGGAAATTGCTCTAGGAATTAATGGCTTATATAAAAAGCAAGGTTGTTATGACCTCCATATAACTTCACAAAAAGATTTGTGTAGAATCTATAATGAAATGTATGCCTATGGAACATTAAAGCTGAATCGAAAGTATGAAAAGTTTACTTCCTTGATGATATAGTCTGAACTCATGTGAAAGCATGAGAGATAGGCAGAAATGACCTATCCACTCGCTACAGGCGGGGAGTAACATAAAGCGTGGAGCATTAATGCTAATGATGAACGACTGGCACCCGGATGTGCTGGACTTCATTACGGTAAAACAGAATATGGGACAGATTACAAATGCTAACCTATCTGTTTGCGTCAGCAACGATTTCATGAAAGCTGTTAAAGAAGACCTGGAATGGGATTTGAGATTCCCGGACACAACAGACCCGGAATATGATGAGGTCTGGGAT
This region of Aneurinibacillus sp. REN35 genomic DNA includes:
- a CDS encoding helix-turn-helix domain-containing protein; this translates as MERVNRRQRRRYYEARSKEKLQQYLIQLYNQGHTENEIAKLIDIPRGTVSRWMIEIGLKGRPCGEAGKVKSKRYRYDENFFATIDTPDKAYIVGFINGDGYIVDRGKSKRMGIVLSIADRQILEDIALYMEMQDMLKFHKATYSNEQMKASLIINCTKICDDLIRLGISPQKTGKEQWLNFNRQDLQWAFIRGIFDADGHIYDHRSQRRWRKRFGITGSQALLNDILLFFKSKEIALGINGLYKKQGCYDLHITSQKDLCRIYNEMYAYGTLKLNRKYEKFTSLMI